One window of Phyllopteryx taeniolatus isolate TA_2022b unplaced genomic scaffold, UOR_Ptae_1.2 contig_67, whole genome shotgun sequence genomic DNA carries:
- the LOC133473918 gene encoding oocyte zinc finger protein XlCOF6-like: protein MLWDSLTSSATDITEHLRTERQEPEPPRIKEEVEDEEVRHIKEEEKPILIKKEEEEACPNIKEEEDITRFPVTDVPLKSEDEGQSEKSRGAEPPSSNSSQHMTTEGDGDHRGGSQADGHLAPLSDSDDMTSHSPHTDDDGQSQVDMTFHTDNKRWKCSLCGTTFAYKSSLKHHMRTHTGEKPFSCSDCGQRFSEKGHLTRHRRTHTDEKPFSCSVCGQRFTQKGSLNIHRRTHTGEKPFCCTVCGQRFTQKGSLKIHTRTHTGEKPFSCSDCDQRFSEKGHLTRHTRTHTDEKPFSCLDCGQRFSDNGTLTRHTRTHTGEKPFSCSVCGQRFTQKGGLNIHTRTHTGEKPFSCSNCGQRFSKNEDLKIHTRTHTGEKPFFCSVCGQRFSVKRNLKMHTRTHTGEKPLSCSDCDQRFSDTGTLTRHTSADTDITEDLRTKCQEPEPPHIKEEVEDEHVHHMKEEEEPILIKKEEEEVHRRFKQEEEEDITKFPLTGVPLKSEDEGPSEESRGAEPPSSSSSQHMTTEGDGDHRGGSQADGLLAPLSDSDDMTSHSPHTDDDGQSEVDMTFHTDNKRWKCSLCGKTFAYKSSLKQHMRIHTVERAFSCSDCGQRFSHKGHLTSHTRTHTGEKPFSCSVCGQRFTQKGNLKIHTSTHTGEKLFSCSVCGRRFTQKGNLKKHTRTHTGEKPFSCLVCGQRFSRRDRAKTHKCAGEKSRDQGFNENVNM from the exons atgTTGTGggactccctcaccagctccgccacag acatcactgAACATCTTCGTACTGAgcggcaggagccagagccccctcgcattaaagaggaagtggaggatgaagaggtccgccacatcaaagaggaagagaagcctattttgattaaaaaagaagaggaagaagcgtGCCCCAatatcaaagaggaagaggatatTACCAGGTTTCCAGTGACTgatgtccctttgaagagtgaagatgaaggtcaaagtgagaagagcagaggggcggagcctccaagcagcaactcaagtcaacacatgacaacagaaggtgatggagaccaccgtggaggatcacaagcagacggccacttagctccactatcagatagtgacgacatgacgtcgcactctcctcacactgatgacGATGGACAGTCTCAAGTCGATATGacatttcacactgacaacaaacggtGGAAATGTTCCCTGTGTGGGACAACATTTGCTTATAAGAGTAGTTTGAAACatcacatgagaacacacactggtgagaaacctttttcctgctcagattgtggtcaaagattctctgagaaGGGACACTTGACAAGACACAGAAGAACCCACACggatgagaaacctttttcctgctcagtttgtggtcaaagattcactcagaagggaagcTTAAACATACAcagaagaacacacactggtgagaaacctttttgctgcacagtttgtggtcaaagattcactcagaagggaagcttaaaaatacacacaagaacacacactggtgagaaacctttttcctgctcagattgtgatcaaagattctctgagaaGGGACACttgacaagacacacaagaacccacactgatgagaaacctttttcctgcttagATTGTGGTCAGAGATTCTCTGACAACGGAACATTGACAAGACACacgagaacccacactggtgagaaaccgttttcctgctcagtttgtggtcaaagattcactcagaaagGAGGCTTAAatatacacacaagaacacacactggtgagaaacctttttcctgctcaaactgtggccaaagattctcaaAGAATGAAGActtaaaaatccacacaagaactcacactggcgagaaaccttttttctgctcagtttgtggtcaaagattctctgtgaagagaaacttaaaaatgcacacaagaacccacactggtgagaaacctttgtcctgctcagattgtgatCAGAGATTCTCTGACACGGGAACCTTGACAAGACACACAAGCGCCGACACTG ACATCACTGAAGATCTTCGTACTAAGTGccaggagccagagccccctcacattaaagaggaagtggaggatgaACATGTCCACCAcatgaaagaggaagaggagcccattttgattaaaaaagaggaggaagaagtgcACCGCCGcttcaaacaggaagaggaggaggatatcaccaagtttccattgactggtgtccctttgaagagtgaagatgaaggtccaagtgaggagagcagaggggcggagcctccaagcagcagctcaagtcaacacatgacaacagaaggtgatggagaccaccgtggaggatcacaagcagacggcctcttggctccactgtcagatagtgacgacatgacgtcgcactctcctcacactgatgatgatggacAGTCTGAAGTCGATATGACATTTCACACcgacaacaaacgatggaaatgttccctgtgtgggaaaacatttgcttatAAGAGTAGTTTGAAACaacacatgagaatacacactgTCGAGAGagctttttcctgctcagattgtggccaGAGATTCTCTCACAAGGGACACTTGACAAGCCACACAAGAActcacactggcgagaaacctttttcctgctcagtttgtggtcaaagattcactcagaagggaaacttaaaaatacacacaagtacccacactggcgagaaacttttttcctgctcggtttgtggtcgaagattcactcagaagggaaacttaaaaaaacacacaagaacccacaccggtgagaaacctttttcctgcttagtttgtggtcaaagattctctcgcaGGGATCGGgctaagacacacaagtgtgctggggAGAAAAGCCGTGATCAAggttttaatgaaaatgtaaatatgtaa